TGCCGCCCGGCTGGGGCGCGCCGTCCCACGCGTCGTCGGCGGTGGCGGCGCGGACGGGTCTGCGGGTGGCGGTGGACGATCTGCTGGCCCTCTTCGACACGCCCCTGCTCGCGCAGGCGGGCCTGGTGGAGGCCCGCGTCGTCCGCAAGGCGCTGCGCGCGGCGGCCGAGGGGGAACCACTGCCGCTCGACGGTCTGGCGGACCTGGTCTCCGTGGAACTGTGGCTGCGCCGCCTGCTGTCCCGCCGGGGCACGTGCTGGACGGGCACACCCGCGCGGCAGAGGGCGGTCCCTACGGGGAGCGTCGTGCCGCAGAGGGGGGCTTTGGGGGCGGGGCGGTAGCCCGGAGTGCCCCGTACGGACCAGGACGTGGCCGTCGAGGCGGCAGGGAACGGCTCGCCCGGAGAAAGAAACCCCTCGCGCCTCGACCCGCGCCACCGGCGAGAATGACCCCGTGCGGTACAGAATCCTGGGCGCCACCGAGGCGTACGACGAACAAGGGGCACCCCTGCCCGTAGGGGGCCGAAGACTTCGCGCGCTCCTCGCCACCCTCGCGCTCCGCACCAACCGCACCGTCCCCGTGGAAACCCTCATCGCCGAGGTGTGGGCCGAGGACGAGCCGCCCACGGACGCGCCCGCCGCCCTCCAGGCCCTCGTCGGCCGTCTGCGCCGGGCCCTCGGCAAGGCCGCCATCGCCTCGGACCACGGCGGCTACCGCCTCACCGCCGCCCCCGAGGACATCGACCTGCACCGCTTCGAACGCCTTGTGCGCGAGGGGCGGGCGGCCCTCGGCCACCACGACCCGGCGTCGGCCGCCCGCACCCTCGGTGAGGCGCTCGCCCTGTGGCGCGGCCCCGCCCTCGCCGATCTGCCGGACCGCAGCGCGGCCACCCGCCCCGAAGCGCTGCGTGCCGAGGCGACCCGCGCCCGCATCGAGGCCGAGCTGCTCCTGGGCCACGCCTCCGACGTCGTACCGGAACTGCGGGAACTCACCGAGGTCCAGCCGTACGACGAGGCCCTGCACGCGCTGCTGATCCGCGCTCTGCGCGACGCGGGCCGCGGTGCCGACGCCCTCACCGCGTACGAGAACGCGCGCCGCACGCTCGCCGACGCACTCGGCACCGACCCGGGCCGGGAACTGCGAGCTCTGCACGCGGAGTTGCTGAATCGGCCCGGGGGTCCGGGGCCGACCACCGGTGGGCACGCCACTGACGGTCCGGAGCGGCGGGAGCCTCCCGAGCGGCCGGAGCGGCCGGAGCGCCCCGAGCGGCGGGGCAATCTCCGTCCCCGCCTGACCTCTTTCGTCGGCCGGGAACCCGAACTCGCCGCCATCCGTTCCGACATACGACGAGCACGCCTGGTCACCCTCACCGGACCTGGCGGCTCCGGCAAGACCCGCCTCGCCGAGGAAGCCGCCGCCGGGCATCCGCAGGCATGGCTGGCCGAGCTCGCCCCGCTCGACCATCCCGAGGCGGTCCCGGGGGCTGTCGTCAGCGCGCTCGGTCTGCGCGAGACCGTGCTGATGACCAGCGACATGACGGCGCCGCAGGACGACCCGGTCGCCCTGCTCGTCGAGTACTGCGCCCCGCGCAGCCTGCTCCTGCTCCTTGACAACTGCGAACACGTCATCGGCGCCGCGGCCGACCTCGCCCAGACCCTCCTCACGCACTGCCCTGACCTCACCGTCGTCGCCACCAGCCGTGAACCCCTGGGCGTGCCGGGCGAGTTCGTGCGCCCCGTCGAGCCGCTCCCGCCCGACCCGGCGTACCGCCTCTTCACCGAGCGCGCCATGGCCGTGCGCCCGGACTTCGCCCCCGAGGAGGACTCCGACGCCGTAGCCGAGATCTGCCGCCGGCTCGACGGCCTGCCGCTCGCCATCGAGCTCGCCGCGGCCCGCCTGCGCCTGCTCGCACCCCGGCAGATCGCCGACCGTCTCGACGACCGCTTCCGCCTCCTCACCAGCGGCAGCCGCACGGTCCTGCCCCGCCAGCAGACCCTGCGGGCCGTCGTCGACTGGTCCTGGGACCTGCTCGACGAGCCGGAGCGGACCGTGCTGCGCGAGGTGTCCGTCTTCGCCGGCGGCTGGGACCTGGCGGCGGCCGAGGCGGTCTGCACCGGGCCCGCCGCCGACCTCATCGGCGCCCTGGTGGACAAGTCGCTGCTCATCGCCGAGCCCACGGCCAGGGGCGACATGCGCTACCGCATGCTGGAGACCATCCACGAGTACGCGACCGAGCGGGCCGCCGAGACGCCGGACCTGAGTGCCGCCGCGGGCCGGCGCCACACCGCGTACGTCCGCGCGCTGGTCGAACAGGCCGAGCCCCTGCTCCGTTCCGCGGACCAACTCCCCTGGATCCAGCGCATGGAGACAGAGCTGGACAACATCCGCGCGGCCCTGCAGCGCGCCATCGAGTCGCGGGAAGTGGAAGACGCCCTGGCCATCACTCTGGCCACGGGCTGGTTCTGGTGGCTGCGGAACTACCGCAGAGAGGGCACGGAGTGGACCGCCCGTCTCCTGCTCCTCGCACCGCCGATGCCGCCGGACGGGCCTGACGGCGCCCCCGACGGCACGGGCGACCCGCTCCATTGGTCCTGGATGAGCCTGCGGCTGCTGTCCTTCTTCCTGGTGGCGGAGAACAGACCGACGGATCTGATGGAGGGGGAGGGCAAGCGCGAGAGCGTGCGGCGGGTGCGGGACGCCTTCTCGCGACCGGGTCCCGCGGCGGCCCGCTTCCCCGGGCTGATCTGGCCGTTCACGGTCTACTTCCTTGAGGGCACCGACGCGGCAAGGCCCGCCATGGACGAAGTGGTCGCCAACTGCCGTAGGTACGGGGGTGACTGGGAGGTCGGTGTCAGCCTGATGTTCCGTGCGCACCAGGCCGTCGACGCCCCGGGCAACATGTCCGGTGTCGACGAGGACCTCGCCGAGCTGCGGCAGCTGAGCAGGCGCGCCGGTGACCGCTGGATGCGCGCCCAGGTGTCCAGCGCGGCGGGCGAGGCCGCGATGGCGCGCGGTCTGTACGAGGAGGCGCGCGGGGAGTACGAGGAAGCGCTCCGCCTCGCCTACGAGGTGGGCGCTTACGCGGAGACGCCGTTCCTCATCGTCCGCCTCGCCGAGGTGGCGTACCGCGAGGACGACCGCGAGCTGGCGGCGAAGGCCCTCAACGAGGCGTCGATCGAGGCCGACCGGTACGGAGTGACGGACGCGCGGGCGTTCCTGCGGATGATGCAGGCCCGGATGGCGCTGGACGACGGAGATGTCGCCGGGGCCCGCGTCTGCTTCGAGGCGTCCCGCACCGACGCCGAGCGCGGCACGCCACCGCCGCAGTTCAACGCGGACCTCAAGCGCCTGGAGTCCACGATCGTGGCCGCCGAGTCCGGTCCTGCGCAGGCGCTGCCCCTGCTCGCCGACGGTCAGCGCGAAGCCGTGGAGAGCCGGTGCGCGGAGTTGGTCGTCGCCGCCCTCGTGGACACCGGAGCCACCTTCGTGTGCCGCCTTGGCGATCACCCCCGCGCGGTCCGCCTGCTGGCCTTCAGCACCCGGCTGCGGAACGGAAGCGCGCGCCCGATGCCGGAGCGTGCCGAGGCCGAACAGGTCGAGAGCGCGGCGCTCGCCGTCCTCGGCCGGAGCCGTTACGAGGCGGAGAGCGAGGCGGGTGCCCGGCTCACCGCGGCCGGCGCCCTCGCGGAACTGAGCTGAAGGGCGCCGGGCCCGGCCTACGTACAGCGGAAGCGCGACTGCGCCCAGTCCGCGAGCGCGACCGAGTCGAACGGCGTGTGCGGCTCGACGACCAGGCGGATCGTCTTGCGCCCGGTCAGATTCACCTGCACCGGGACCGCCGGGTCCCCGCCCTTGATCACCGGAGACTGCCACAGCCGCGCGCCGTCGCCGAAGACGGAGAACCGCACCTTGCCCAGGCCCATCGTCAGGTCGTCGACACCGACGACCGCTTCGTACGACGAGCAGGTGCGGTTCAGGTCGATGGTGACGGAGGACTGGCCGTGGACGGTCACGCCGTGGCCGTACTGCCGGTCCGCGATGGACATGCCGGACCGCTGCCAGACCCAGCTGCTCTCGCCGAGCCGCATCTCGGGTTTGGTGCCGTCACCGACGACGCCGTACCGCAGTTCGCTCCACTGGTAGACCGCCGGGGCGGGCGGCGGCGGGGGCGGCGGCTTGGGCTTCGGCTTGGACGGTGTGGGAGCGGGCGTCGGCTTCGGGGCCGGCGGCTTCGGCTTCGGGGTGGGCGTCGGGGTCGGCCTCGGCTTCGGCTCGGGAGCCGGCTTGGGGGGAGGCTTCGGCTTCGACTCGGCGACCGGCTGCTCGGGCGGCGGCTTCGGCTTCGGTTTCGGGGGCGGCGGCTTGCTCGGCACGACCGGCTCCACGGCCGGTGGCTTGTCGGCGCTCGGCAGGTCCTTGGGCTTGTCCCCGCCCGCGGTGAGCGCCAGCGCCACGACGGCCGCGGCCGCGACGACGACACCCGCGGCGATACCGGCCTTCGCGGGCGCGCCAAGGCCCTCGGCCGCGGCACCGCCGCCCGCCGCACCTCCGGACGAGCCGCCGCTCGCCGCTGCCGCGCCCGCCGCACCGGCGCCCGCGGCACCCGCGGCGCCACCGCCGACGAGGGCGGCCACCTTCGCGTAACCGGCGGCGCCGAACCAGCCGATGACCGCGATCGGCACGACCCCGGGAATGCCGCTGGCGACTTCCTTGATCTGGCCCGCGGCAAGCCGGCACTTGGCGCACTCCTCCAAGTGCTTGCGCAGGCCGCGCTCGGCCCGGGTGCGCAGACTGCCGCGTGCGTAGGCGCCGAGCCGGTCGGCGTACCGCGCGCACTCCTCGTCGGCGGTGAGCGTGGTGCTCACATGGGCCTGGAGATACGCCTCCTTCAGACCCTCGCGGGCCCGCTTGGCGAGGACCCGGGTGCCGTTGGCGTCGAGCCCGAAGAGGGTGGCGACGTCGCTCGGGGACTCGTCCTCGACCTCCGTGTGCCACAGCACGGCCTGCCACCGCTCGGGGAGGCTGCGGAACGCCTGCATGGCCATGGACTGCTCGGCCTCGTGCATCGCGAGCACGTCCGCGCCGAGGTCCAGGGTGTCGTCGTCGGAGACCTCGGAGCTGCGTGAGGCCTGTGCCGCGAACACCGCGAAGTCCTCGACCAGCTGCTCACGCTTCGCCGACTTCGTCCACCCGGCGGCGACGCGGCGCACCGTGGTGAGCAGATAGGCGCGCACCGCGTGCTCGGGCCCGCTGCCGCCACGGACCGCCTGGAGCATCCGTGCGAAGACCTCGGCCGTGAGGTCGTCCGCGGTGTGCGCGTCCCGGCAGCACGTGCGGGCGTACCGGCGGACGGCTTCGGCGTGCCTTCGGTACAGCTCCTCGTACGCGGTGTCGTCGCCCGCCCGCATCCGGGCGATCAGGTCGCTGTCGGGCGGCGGACCGTCCCCGGGCGCGAGAGCTCCGGCGTCGGTCGGGCCGGTCGGCAGGAGAGGGACCGCTGCTTCGGCCCTGGCGCCTTCCCGCTGAGGCGGAACGCTCGGATCCGCGCCGTCGGGGGCGCCACCGGCGGCGCCGCCGGCCATGGGCCCGCCTTGGTTCGGCACCTGCCGATGAGGCAGTCCCGCGGCCTCGTCGCCCAGGGCGGAGGACGACTCGTCCCGCCCGTCACCACTCATCGCGGAAGCCCCCGCTTGCACACTCAGACCCGGCCATCCGGGAAAGAGTGCCATACGGTCCTGCTACGACGGACGGCGATGACGGTCAACCACCCTTCCGGGGTGATTTCCCGTATCCGAGCACTACCGTTCACCCATTCGGGGAAGGCTCAACCTCCGTGCTCACAACGGAGGTTGAGCCTTCCCTGTGAGGGATTTGTGCTGATGCCGTGTCCTTGGGCCGCTTCAGGCCGTGGGGCGCGAGCGCAGCCCCTCCAGCAGGATGTCGAGCAGCCGCGAGGACGCCGCCGCCTGCTGGGCCGCGTCCGGCAGCGAGGGCGCCGCCGTCGCTATCACCAGGAGCACGTC
This Streptomyces sp. NBC_01283 DNA region includes the following protein-coding sequences:
- a CDS encoding sigma-70 family RNA polymerase sigma factor → MSGDGRDESSSALGDEAAGLPHRQVPNQGGPMAGGAAGGAPDGADPSVPPQREGARAEAAVPLLPTGPTDAGALAPGDGPPPDSDLIARMRAGDDTAYEELYRRHAEAVRRYARTCCRDAHTADDLTAEVFARMLQAVRGGSGPEHAVRAYLLTTVRRVAAGWTKSAKREQLVEDFAVFAAQASRSSEVSDDDTLDLGADVLAMHEAEQSMAMQAFRSLPERWQAVLWHTEVEDESPSDVATLFGLDANGTRVLAKRAREGLKEAYLQAHVSTTLTADEECARYADRLGAYARGSLRTRAERGLRKHLEECAKCRLAAGQIKEVASGIPGVVPIAVIGWFGAAGYAKVAALVGGGAAGAAGAGAAGAAAASGGSSGGAAGGGAAAEGLGAPAKAGIAAGVVVAAAAVVALALTAGGDKPKDLPSADKPPAVEPVVPSKPPPPKPKPKPPPEQPVAESKPKPPPKPAPEPKPRPTPTPTPKPKPPAPKPTPAPTPSKPKPKPPPPPPPAPAVYQWSELRYGVVGDGTKPEMRLGESSWVWQRSGMSIADRQYGHGVTVHGQSSVTIDLNRTCSSYEAVVGVDDLTMGLGKVRFSVFGDGARLWQSPVIKGGDPAVPVQVNLTGRKTIRLVVEPHTPFDSVALADWAQSRFRCT
- a CDS encoding BTAD domain-containing putative transcriptional regulator; translated protein: MRYRILGATEAYDEQGAPLPVGGRRLRALLATLALRTNRTVPVETLIAEVWAEDEPPTDAPAALQALVGRLRRALGKAAIASDHGGYRLTAAPEDIDLHRFERLVREGRAALGHHDPASAARTLGEALALWRGPALADLPDRSAATRPEALRAEATRARIEAELLLGHASDVVPELRELTEVQPYDEALHALLIRALRDAGRGADALTAYENARRTLADALGTDPGRELRALHAELLNRPGGPGPTTGGHATDGPERREPPERPERPERPERRGNLRPRLTSFVGREPELAAIRSDIRRARLVTLTGPGGSGKTRLAEEAAAGHPQAWLAELAPLDHPEAVPGAVVSALGLRETVLMTSDMTAPQDDPVALLVEYCAPRSLLLLLDNCEHVIGAAADLAQTLLTHCPDLTVVATSREPLGVPGEFVRPVEPLPPDPAYRLFTERAMAVRPDFAPEEDSDAVAEICRRLDGLPLAIELAAARLRLLAPRQIADRLDDRFRLLTSGSRTVLPRQQTLRAVVDWSWDLLDEPERTVLREVSVFAGGWDLAAAEAVCTGPAADLIGALVDKSLLIAEPTARGDMRYRMLETIHEYATERAAETPDLSAAAGRRHTAYVRALVEQAEPLLRSADQLPWIQRMETELDNIRAALQRAIESREVEDALAITLATGWFWWLRNYRREGTEWTARLLLLAPPMPPDGPDGAPDGTGDPLHWSWMSLRLLSFFLVAENRPTDLMEGEGKRESVRRVRDAFSRPGPAAARFPGLIWPFTVYFLEGTDAARPAMDEVVANCRRYGGDWEVGVSLMFRAHQAVDAPGNMSGVDEDLAELRQLSRRAGDRWMRAQVSSAAGEAAMARGLYEEARGEYEEALRLAYEVGAYAETPFLIVRLAEVAYREDDRELAAKALNEASIEADRYGVTDARAFLRMMQARMALDDGDVAGARVCFEASRTDAERGTPPPQFNADLKRLESTIVAAESGPAQALPLLADGQREAVESRCAELVVAALVDTGATFVCRLGDHPRAVRLLAFSTRLRNGSARPMPERAEAEQVESAALAVLGRSRYEAESEAGARLTAAGALAELS